Proteins encoded by one window of Anaerosalibacter sp. Marseille-P3206:
- a CDS encoding response regulator transcription factor, producing MSYLIYVADDEKNIRELIQSFLEDEGFMVRLFETGDALLCEFEETPADLVILDVMMPGTDGFSICSSIRKKSDVPIILLTARGTDADYVTGFTLGCDDYFAKPFSPTKLTMRVKAIFKRISKEKEKTTNDKLNFGDIVLYPMQKTAYCKNEELKLTNTEYSLLSYLIENKDKAISREELLNVIWGYDSFVETRVTDDTIKRLRKKILTHNSNVSIETVWGFGFKLNLKD from the coding sequence ATGAGTTATTTAATTTATGTAGCTGATGATGAAAAGAATATAAGAGAATTAATACAATCTTTTTTAGAAGATGAGGGCTTTATGGTCAGGCTATTTGAGACTGGAGATGCACTACTCTGTGAGTTTGAAGAGACACCTGCTGATTTAGTTATATTGGATGTCATGATGCCGGGAACAGATGGATTTAGCATTTGTTCATCCATTCGTAAGAAGTCAGATGTCCCGATTATTTTGCTTACTGCTCGTGGAACTGATGCGGATTATGTTACAGGTTTTACATTGGGTTGCGATGATTATTTTGCCAAGCCTTTTTCTCCCACTAAATTGACCATGAGAGTTAAAGCAATTTTCAAACGAATATCAAAAGAGAAAGAAAAAACAACAAATGACAAACTGAATTTTGGTGATATTGTGTTATATCCAATGCAAAAAACAGCATATTGTAAAAATGAAGAACTAAAACTTACTAATACAGAGTATTCACTACTAAGTTATTTGATTGAAAATAAGGACAAAGCAATTTCTCGTGAAGAATTGCTCAATGTAATATGGGGTTATGATAGTTTTGTAGAAACAAGAGTTACCGATGATACAATAAAAAGGTTGCGAAAAAAAATACTTACTCATAATAGCAATGTATCCATTGAGACAGTTTGGGGATTTGGATTTAAGTTAAATCTGAAAGATTAG